One genomic segment of Streptomyces sp. RKND-216 includes these proteins:
- a CDS encoding ATP-binding protein, whose protein sequence is MRSTSAPEGTGAVRLFTQRFSSTRLGARLARHLALHQLERWDHPHGTAVSDAAALLVAELAANAVTHGRVPGRDFELRLLLACGTLRVEVTDARDERRPPPPGHLPEPKPHAERGRGLHLVEALADRWEVLDRVPVGKTVAAELDLPR, encoded by the coding sequence ATGCGATCGACCTCCGCCCCCGAGGGCACCGGCGCCGTGCGCCTGTTCACGCAGCGGTTCAGCTCCACGCGGCTCGGCGCGCGGCTCGCGCGGCACCTGGCGCTGCATCAGCTGGAGCGCTGGGACCACCCGCACGGCACGGCCGTGTCCGACGCCGCCGCGCTGCTCGTGGCGGAGCTGGCGGCGAACGCCGTCACCCACGGCCGCGTTCCCGGGCGGGACTTCGAGCTGCGGCTCCTGCTGGCCTGCGGCACGCTCCGGGTCGAGGTGACCGACGCGCGGGACGAGCGACGACCGCCGCCACCGGGTCACCTTCCCGAGCCGAAGCCGCACGCCGAGCGCGGGCGCGGCCTGCACCTCGTCGAGGCGCTGGCCGACCGGTGGGAGGTGCTGGACCGGGTGCCGGTCGGCAAGACGGTCGCCGCCGAGCTGGACCTGCCACGCTGA